The Alkalibacter rhizosphaerae genomic sequence CCATCAACCCGACACCGGCTGGTGAGGGAAAAACCACAACGACTATTGGGGCAGCAGACGCATTGGCAAAATTGGGTAAAAACGTTATGGTTGCATTACGAGAGCCATCCTTGGGACCAGTATTTGGAGTTAAAGGTGGAGCTGCTGGTGGAGGATACGCACAAGTCGTACCGATGGAAGACATCAACCTGCACTTTACGGGAGATTTCCATGCTATTGGCGCCGCAAACAATTTGATCGCCGCCATGCTGGACAACCACGTATACCAAGGAAACACGCTGGACATCGATACCAGAAGAGTTGTTTGGAGAAGAGCAGTCGACATGAACGACCGTCAACTTCGAAACATCGTCAATGGTTTGGGTGGTAAAGCACAGGGTGTACCTAGAGAAGATGGATTCGATATCACAGTAGCAAGCGAAATCATGGCAATCTTCTGCTTGTCCAATGACATCATCGACTTGAAAGAAAGAGTAAAAAGAATCGTTGTCGCTTATAATAGAAAAGGCGAGCCGGTCACTGCTGGAGACTTGAAAGCAGAAGGCGCAGTTGCTGCATTGTTGAAGGATGCATTGAAGCCAAACTTGGTTCAAACGCTGGAAGGAACTCCTGCATTCATCCATGGTGGACCATTCGCAAACATCGCACATGGTTGCAACTCTGTATTGGCAACAAAATTTGCCATGAATTATGCAGACTATGTTGTTACAGAAGCTGGATTCGGTGCCGACCTTGGTGCTGAGAAATTTATTGACATCAAATGCCGAATGGCAGACATCAAACCGGATGCTGTTATTATCGTTGCTACAGTTAAAGCATTGAAATACAATGGTGGCGTTCCAAAAGCGGATCTGGGTCCGGAGAACTTGGAAGCATTGGAAGCAGGTCTTCCGAACTTGCTCAAGCATGTGGAAAACATCACCAAAGTATTCAAATTACCGGCTGTTGTAGCCATCAACAAATTCCCAACCGATACCGATGCTGAATTGAAATTGGTAGAAGACAAGTGTCGTGAATTGGGCGTAAACGTAGCATTGTCCGAAGTATGGGGCAAAGGTGGCGTTGGTGGAGAAGCACTGGCAAAAGAATTGATCCGCTTGACAGAAACAGAAAACAACATGGAATATGCATATGACGTAGAAGATTCCATTAAAGAAAAAATCACGAAGATCGCTACAAAAATCTACGGTGCAGATGGCGTAAACTTTACTGCAAAAGCAGAAAAAGAAATGGCCAACTTTACAAAACTTGGATTCGACAAATTCCCGGTTTGCATGGCCAAGACCCAGTATTCCTTGACAGACGATCAAACCAAATTGGGTCGACCGACCGGATTTGAAATAACAGTTCGTGACTTGACAGTGTCTGCCGGTGCAGGATTCATTGTAGTTCTGACTGGTGATGT encodes the following:
- a CDS encoding formate--tetrahydrofolate ligase, which codes for MSFKSDIEIAQEATPQDIREIASKLGLTEDDLDLYGKHKAKVDINLLKKPSGRKAKLILTTAINPTPAGEGKTTTTIGAADALAKLGKNVMVALREPSLGPVFGVKGGAAGGGYAQVVPMEDINLHFTGDFHAIGAANNLIAAMLDNHVYQGNTLDIDTRRVVWRRAVDMNDRQLRNIVNGLGGKAQGVPREDGFDITVASEIMAIFCLSNDIIDLKERVKRIVVAYNRKGEPVTAGDLKAEGAVAALLKDALKPNLVQTLEGTPAFIHGGPFANIAHGCNSVLATKFAMNYADYVVTEAGFGADLGAEKFIDIKCRMADIKPDAVIIVATVKALKYNGGVPKADLGPENLEALEAGLPNLLKHVENITKVFKLPAVVAINKFPTDTDAELKLVEDKCRELGVNVALSEVWGKGGVGGEALAKELIRLTETENNMEYAYDVEDSIKEKITKIATKIYGADGVNFTAKAEKEMANFTKLGFDKFPVCMAKTQYSLTDDQTKLGRPTGFEITVRDLTVSAGAGFIVVLTGDVMKMPGLPKVPSAEKIDVDADGVIAGLF